The following proteins are co-located in the Solanum pennellii chromosome 1, SPENNV200 genome:
- the LOC107027084 gene encoding uncharacterized protein LOC107027084 — protein MSLVTEEMRASATEFYTGNDICQEKSKLLLTEVGLPNGLLPMQDMLECGYVKDTGFVWLKSKKKTEHKFEKIGKSVQYATEVTAYVEPNKIKKLTGVKAKELLMWLTLTEICVDEPSTGKIHFKTPTGLSRTFPVAAFELNEPKKEVKEVSDVVAPAVEVKEV, from the coding sequence atgtctcTAGTGACAGAGGAGATGAGAGCAAGTGCAACTGAATTCTACACTGGAAATGATATCTGCCAAGAGAAATCAAAGTTGTTGCTGACTGAAGTAGGCCTACCAAATGGCCTACTTCCTATGCAAGACATGTTAGAATGTGGCTATGTTAAAGACACTGGCTTTGTTTGGCTCAAATCCAAGAAAAAAACAGAACACAAGTTTGAAAAAATTGGTAAATCAGTCCAATATGCAACTGAAGTGACAGCTTATGTTGAGCCTAATAAGATCAAGAAACTCACTGGGGTTAAAGCTAAAGAGCTACTTATGTGGTTAACACTTACTGAAATTTGTGTTGATGAACCATCCACTGGGAAAATTCATTTCAAGACTCCAACTGGGCTTTCTAGGACTTTTCCTGTTGCAGCATTTGAACTTAATGAGCCCAAAAAGGAAGTTAAAGAAGTGAGTGATGTTGTTGCTCCTGCTGTGGAAGTGAAAGAGGTGTAA
- the LOC107010239 gene encoding uncharacterized protein LOC107010239: MSLITEEIRASATEFYTGNDICQEKSKFLLTEMNLPNGLLPLQDMLECGYVKDTGFVWLKSKKKTEHKFEKIGRSVQYATEVTAYVEPNKIKKLTGVKAKELLMWLTLNEICVDEPSTGKIHFKTPTGLARTFPVSAFELDLPKKEVKEDVKEEAKEVNAAAVEVKEV; this comes from the coding sequence ATGTCTCTAATAACAGAGGAGATTAGAGCAAGTGCAACTGAATTCTACACTGGAAATGATATCTGTCAAGAAAAATCAAAGTTCTTGTTAACAGAAATGAACCTCCCAAACGGTCTTCTCCCTTTGCAAGACATGTTAGAATGTGGCTATGTTAAAGACACTGGCTTTGTTTGGCTCAAATCCAAGAAAAAAACAGAgcacaaatttgaaaaaatcgGAAGATCAGTCCAATATGCAACTGAAGTGACAGCTTATGTTGAGCCCAATAAGATCAAGAAACTTACTGGGGTTAAAGCTAAAGAGCTTCTAATGTGGCTAACACTTAATGAAATTTGTGTTGATGAACCATCTACTGGGAAAATCCATTTCAAGACCCCAACTGGTCTTGCTAGAACTTTCCCTGTTTCAGCCTTTGAACTTGATCTCCCTAAAAAGGAAGTCAAAGAAGATGTCAAAGAAGAAGCCAAAGAAGTGAATGCTGCTGCTGTTGAAGTGAAAGaggtttaa
- the LOC107010476 gene encoding uncharacterized protein LOC107010476, translated as MSLITEEMRASATEFYTGNDICQEKSKFLLTEMNLPNGLLPMQDMLECGYVKDTGFVWLKSKKKTEHKFEKIGRSVQYATEVTAYVEPNKIKKLTGVKAKELLMWLTLNEICVDEPSTGKIHFKSPTGLARTFPVSAFELDVPKKEVKEEANEVSVAAVEVKEV; from the coding sequence ATGTCTCTAATAACAGAGGAGATGAGAGCAAGTGCAACTGAATTCTACACTGGAAATGATATTTGTCAAGAAAAATCAAAGTTCTTGTTAACAGAAATGAACCTACCAAATGGGCTTCTCCCTATGCAAGACATGTTAGAATGTGGCTACGTTAAAGACACTGGCTTTGTTTGGCTCAAATCCAAGAAAAAAACAGAgcacaaatttgaaaaaattggaAGATCAGTCCAATATGCAACTGAAGTGACAGCTTATGTTGAGCCCAATAAGATCAAGAAACTTACTGGGGTTAAAGCTAAAGAGCTACTTATGTGGTTAACACTCAATGAAATTTGTGTTGATGAGCCATCCACTGGGAAAATCCATTTCAAGTCTCCAACTGGTCTTGCTAGGACTTTCCCTGTTTCAGCCTTTGAACTTGATGTCCCTAAAAAGGAAGTCAAAGAAGAAGCCAATGAAGTGAGTGTTGCTGCAGTTGAAGTGAAAGAggtttaa
- the LOC107011915 gene encoding DUF724 domain-containing protein 3, whose amino-acid sequence METETEMLNTYFTNGAEVEISSDEDGFRGAWYEGIVVRPIQKKQRRNKDDDDDESSNKLRVLVEYKTLMADKKGKRPLKEAMTLVQLRPRPPPERRRKFEVSDEVDAYYNDGWWEGVVMELSGDGKYSVFFRGTRDQLEFEESQIRIHREWANGKWTPSFGDEGEEKQDEKKLVSTETKPNNKAAEFFSKGSLVEVSSDEEGFEGAWFVATIVKLLDNGNYLIEYQNLRNNDDTAFLQEETDRLHIRPRPPDIGSFESFKVLEEVDALHNDGWWVGVISKVLKGQRYKVYFKASNEELEFKHADVRLHLDWTNGKWVRASQALKL is encoded by the exons ATGGAAACTGAAACTGAAATGCTCAATACTTACTTCACAAATGGGGCAGAAGTTGAGATTAGCAGTGATGAGGACGGTTTTCGAGGCGCGTGGTATGAGGGAATAGTGGTTCGACCCATTCAGAAGAAACAGAGGAGGAATAaagacgacgacgacgacgagaGTAGCAACAAGCTGCGGGTGTTGGTGGAGTACAAAACACTGATGGCGGATAAAAAAGGTAAACGGCCATTGAAGGAGGCAATGACTTTAGTTCAGCTGCGGCCGCGGCCGCCACCTGAACGGCGGAGGAAGTTTGAGGTCAGTGATGAGGTGGATGCTTATTACAATGATGGGTGGTGGGAGGGTGTGGTCATGGAGCTGTCGGGTGATGGGAAGTACTCTGTGTTCTTCAGGGGAACAAGGGACCAGCTGGAATTTGAGGAATCTCAGATACGGATCCATCGTGAATGGGCCAATGGTAAGTGGACCCCATCATTTGGGgatgaaggagaagaaaaacaagatgAGAAG AAACTTGTATCTACTGAAACGAAACCCAACAACAAAGCTGCAGAATTTTTTAGCAAAGGGTCATTAGTCGAAGTCAGCAGTGATGAAGAAGGTTTTGAGGGTGCTTGGTTTGTTGCAACTATTGTTAAGCTTTTAGATAATGGTAACTACCTGATAGAGTATCAGAACTTAAGAAACAATGATGATACAGCGTTTTTGCAAGAAGAAACTGATCGTTTGCATATACGACCTCGTCCACCTGATATTGGATCTTTTGAAAGCTTCAAAGTCCTTGAAGAAGTTGATGCTCTGCACAATGATGGCTGGTGGGTGGGTGTGATTTCTAAAGTACTTAAAGGCCAGAGATACAAGGTTTACTTTAAGGCAAGCAACGAGGAGTTGGAGTTTAAGCATGCTGATGTAAGGCTGCATCTGGACTGGACCAATGGCAAATGGGTCAGAGCTTCCCAG GCATTAAAGTTGTGA